In Argiope bruennichi chromosome X1, qqArgBrue1.1, whole genome shotgun sequence, a single window of DNA contains:
- the LOC129959189 gene encoding uncharacterized protein LOC129959189 encodes MSERYHLSAFNRGRIVGRLEAGQCVTIVAAAMDVSKSVISRLKKASKGGNALQKHAGGRGRNTTPLEDRYVALVVKRNRNLTSGQIAANLATATGTHFSARTISWRLNLVGLYARKPVRCIPLQPRHRRERLRWCKEHVG; translated from the coding sequence ATGTCAGAAAGATATCATTTGAGTGCCTTCAATCGTGGACGAATAGTTGGAAGACTGGAAGCAGGTCAATGTGTCACCATTGTAGCTGCTGCAATGGATGTATCAAAGAGTGTCATCTCGCGATTAAAGAAGGCCTCTAAAGGTGGAAATGCTTTGCAAAAGCATGCCGGGGGTCGTGGTAGGAACACCACACCTTTAGAGGATCGATATGTAGCTCTCGTGGTAAAAAGGAACAGAAATTTAACTTCTGGCCAGATAGCTGCAAACCTTGCAACTGCTACCGGTACGCATTTTTCTGCAAGAACCATCTCATGGCGATTAAATCTAGTTGGTTTATATGCACGGAAGCCTGTTCGTTGCATACCGCTTCAACCACGCCATCGTCGTGAGAGATTACGCTGGTGTAAGGAACATGTTGGTTGA